A region of the Dethiosulfovibrio peptidovorans genome:
TCGTTGTACCCGATGACGTAGACCCCAGCTTCCTCGCAGGCCTGAGGAGCCGCACCGCTGTCGGCATGCATGCCGATGACGTCAGCTCCCGAGTCGATAAGGGCTTTGGCGGCTTCCTTTTCCTTACCGGGATCGAACCAGGAAAAGAGCCAGATAACCTTGACTTTAACCTTGGGGTTGACGCTCCTGGCTCCCAGGGTGAAAGCGTTGATCCCCCGGATGACCTCGGGAATCGGCTGAGCTGCCACATACCCCAGAACGTTGCTTTTCGTCATGGAGCCTGCCACGATGCCCGAGAGGAAACGGGGCTGGTACATGCGACCAAAGTAGGTCCCCATGTTAGGCGCTGTCTTATATCCCGAGCAGTGCATAAAGTAGACGTCTGGATGGCGCTTCGCCTCGTCCACCATAAAATCCATGTAGCCGAAGGAGTTGCCGAATATCACGTTGCATCCCTTGCGGATAAGGGTCTCGATGACTCGAGCGGCGTCGGGGCCCTCAGGGACATTCTCGACGATGACACTTTTGGACAGTTCAGGGATTTGCTGGTGCATGTACTGTCGGCCTTGATCGTGCATGTACGTGTAGCCACCGTCGCCAACAGGCCCGATATACACGAACCCCACGTTGATGTCCTGGATTGGAATCATCTTCATAGCGGCCAAGGCCGCCCCTCCCGTGATAACGGAGAAACACAGAGCCAGAATCAGTGCCGATTTCTTCATCGAACATACCTCCTTCAATGGTCGTGAATCACGCTTCACATCACTATAAGTATAGCATGTCCTAACCTGTTCCCGTTCATTTACCAGGATTACGGCTTTTTCTTTTTATGCTCTTTCGGTACAATTATTGGTAACCGTTTAGGGATACATTCGAACTTCCCGATGCATTGGGAAGATGTTTGCGTTTTTTCAGGAGGGGCATTGATGGGGTTGGAGGGCAGATATCGTAGGACGTATACCATATCATGGGAGCAGATGCAGAGGGACTCTAAGGCTCTGGCGATTCAGCTTCTGGATCGAAAGTGGGAGAGAATTATCGGTATCGCCAGAGGAGGGTTGATCCCTGCGGCCATTATCGCTCGAGAGTTGGACGTGCGTTTGGTGGATACGGTGTGTATCTCGAGCTATACCATGAAACGCCAAGGGGAGCTTCAGGTTATCAAGCAGATTGAGACGTCCAGTCGGGGAGATGGGTGGCTGATCGTCGACGACCTTGTGGATACTGGCAAGACGGCCAAGGTCGTTCGGGAGATGTTCCCCGAAGCTTGGTTTACCACGGTATACGCTAAGCCCGAGGGACGTCCCTATGTGGACACATACATCACGGAGGTGAGCCAGGACACGTGGATCCTGTTCCCATGGGATGCAGAGGCGCAGTACTCCGATCCTGTCAGCATGAAACATCATTTAGATCCTGAAAAGGCAAAAGGAGATCACAACCTCTCTGCCTTTCGGGGCGTGGACGAACCGTCATGACGTTGAAGCTATTATTTGACGTTGAGGCGGTTTGCTCTTCTACAGCTAACATGTATTTTTCGTCTTTCTTTGAGACGTTATCGTCTATCAACGTTCATGATGCCCAAACCTTTGGAGACATCGGGACAAAGTCAATCACACCTGTCGTATCCCCGGGAGTCTCCACTGTCCCTATACCTGAAGCAGCATGTGACAGTTCGACTGGTTACAGGGTGACAGAATCACTGAATAACGACATGTCTCCTTTGTGAGGCTTTTGACACAAAAAAGATGTCATATTAGTCATACTAAATTATTGGTGCTATACTAAAATATATTGCTTGTTGTATGTCGTATCAACTGTATATTTTGGGGTAGAACTCGAAAGGAGAGATCCATATGTGTGAGAACAGATGCGCACGAAGATGGGCGGCAGCGGGAACGCTGGTCGTCCTTATAACGCTTCTGACGAACTGCGCCTGGGCGGCGACGGTCCTGCGTGTCGACGCTACAAGCGTTGGCGGTGACGGTTCTAGCTGGGCTGCAGCTCTGGACGAACCTCAGTTTCGTGATGCTCTGAGAGCCGTCACCCCTGCGAGCGGCGAGGTGGAGTTCTGGGTGAAGGCGGGCGTCTACCGTCCCGGGACCATCAGAACCGACTCCTTCGTGTTGTCGAACGACGTGGCGCTCTACGGGGGGTTCGCGGGAGGCGAGACAACCCTGGGAGAGCGGGACGTATCAACGAACGTTACGGTCCTCACGGGAGACATCGACAATAACGATGCCAATAAGGTGAACGGAGCAACTGTGTCGGCGGATAATATCGTGGGAACGAACAGCTTCCGCGTGGTGAGATCCATCGGTTGTGACAACACGGCGATCCTGGACGGGTTTACTATCTGTGCAGGCTCTGCTGACATTAATGGCGCTGGGATGCACAACTTTGTCAGTAACCCTCTCGTGAGGAATTGTACCTTCTCGGGGAATAAGGCA
Encoded here:
- a CDS encoding xanthine phosphoribosyltransferase is translated as MGLEGRYRRTYTISWEQMQRDSKALAIQLLDRKWERIIGIARGGLIPAAIIARELDVRLVDTVCISSYTMKRQGELQVIKQIETSSRGDGWLIVDDLVDTGKTAKVVREMFPEAWFTTVYAKPEGRPYVDTYITEVSQDTWILFPWDAEAQYSDPVSMKHHLDPEKAKGDHNLSAFRGVDEPS
- a CDS encoding BMP family ABC transporter substrate-binding protein, which codes for MKKSALILALCFSVITGGAALAAMKMIPIQDINVGFVYIGPVGDGGYTYMHDQGRQYMHQQIPELSKSVIVENVPEGPDAARVIETLIRKGCNVIFGNSFGYMDFMVDEAKRHPDVYFMHCSGYKTAPNMGTYFGRMYQPRFLSGIVAGSMTKSNVLGYVAAQPIPEVIRGINAFTLGARSVNPKVKVKVIWLFSWFDPGKEKEAAKALIDSGADVIGMHADSGAAPQACEEAGVYVIGYNDDMSTFAPTMHLTAPIWHWGTVYDYTVKQVSEGVWEPRQIWWGLKEGLVALAPFGKAVPKGLQETVESRKKAIISGTWDVFWGPIWDQNGKIKVPDGVKLTDTEMLGMDWFVQGVEATIPK